The window CGGCAATGAGCCTGTCCGAAGACGACCCTGAGTATCTGTCGATCGACTTCGCACCAATGCTTAAACCAGACGATATCATTGAGTTCAAGCGTGACGGAGTGCAGGAAGGCGTTTTCCGCAAATTACGTCTGGGCAAGTATCCGGTTCAGGCCCGCCTTGATCTGCATCGCAAAACACTCAAACAGGCACGGGATGAAGTGGTCAACTTCCTCAGGCAGTGCATGCGCATGGATATCCGCACGGTGCTCATCGTGCATGGTCGCGGTGAAAAGTCTAATCCGCCGGCGATGATGAAAAGTTATGTCGCCAATTGGCTCCATCAGATTCAGGACGTGCAATGTGCTCACTCGGCACAGCGTTTCCATGGCGGCAGTGGCGCGGTCTACGTGCTGCTGAAAAAGAGCGCTGACAAAAAAAGTGAGAATCGCGAACGCCATCAGAAACGACTTGGCTAATCACGCTGACTTGCTACAATGCGCGCCAACCAAGCGTCGCTGAAACGCGCGCATTTACGCAGACGATATATCCTCTGCCTCCCGCTTGCCGTGGCTAACGCTGTGCGAGCCCATTCCGTTGTGAAACGTCAGGAGAACTCATGTCGCAACCTATCGAAAAACGCCTCAATAAATTTATCAGTGAAACAGGCTTTTGCTCACGCCGCGAAGCAGACAAACTGATTGAACAGGGCCGCGTGACCATCAATGGCCAGTTGCCGGAGATGGGCACCAAAGTTACGGAAAACGATGACGTATGCATTGATGGCAAGCCTCTGCGCAGTAAGGAAAAGCCGGTTTATATTGCCCTTAACAAACCGACCGGTATCACTTGTACCACTGAGCGTGATATCCCGGGTAACATCGTGGATTTTATCGGTCACAAGAAGCGTATTTTTCCGATTGGCCGCCTCGATAAACCCTCTGATGGTCTGATTTTTCTCACCAACGACGGTGATATCGTCAATAAAATTCTGCGCGCCGGTAACAGTCATGAAAAAGAGTACGTAGTGCGGGTCGATAAGCCGATCACACCTGAGTTCATCAACCAGATGGCATCAGGGGTCAAGATCCTCGATACCGTGACTCTGCCATGTAAAGTCACGCAGGAAACCAAATTCTCGTTCCGTATCGTTTTGACGCAAGGACTTAACCGCCAAATTCGCCGTATGTGTGAAGCGCTGGGCTATGAAGTGTTCAAACTGCGCCGGGTGCGCATCATGAACATTTCACTGGACGGGATTCCGAATGGTAAATGGCGTTACCTGACCGATGCGGAGATTGCCGAGATCCTGGCGATGTGTGAAGGCTCCAGCGGCACTGAAGAAGCATCGCGAGTTGATAATAAAGGCCAGCGCATTCGTAAAGCGACGGATGCCAAATTGTATGACAGTCGCGAAGAAAACCAACACTCGAGAGCACGCCGCAACCCGAAAACGTTCCGCGGCCATAATGCCGATGAATACCGTCATGCACCGAACTCGAAAAAGGGCCAGCAGCGCCAGTCAGAGCGCTCCGCAGAACGGGCGAACGGCAAGACAGAACGCGACAACGCTAAAACTTACAGCGATAAAGCGCCTGCAGCACGTAAACCAAAAAGTTACGTTTCCAACACATCTCATAAGCCCAATGTTACACCACGCAAAGGTGGAACACTGAGTCTGAAAAAATAGCACCATGATGCAGAAGCGTTGATTTGCTGGTAAACGTTAATTTGCTAATAAGAAAGGGAGCCATTGGCTCCCTTTTCAGTTTATAACAAGCTCGCGTTAAGCTTACTTGGTACCGAAGATTTTGTCACCGGCATCGCCCAGACCCGGAACGATATAGCCTTTATCATTCAGTTTCTTATCGATAGCCGCTGTGTACAGCTCAACATCCGGGTGCGCTTTCTCCAGTGCTTCAACACCTTCAGGCGCGGCCACCAGCACCAGTACTTTAATCTGGTTACAGCCTTTCTCTTTCAGAAGATCGATGGTTGCAATCATAGAGCCGCCGGTCGCCAGCATAGGGTCGACAACCAGAGCAATACGCTCTTCCATGTTCGAGGCCAGCTTATTGAAATAAGGTACCGGCTCAAGTGTTTCTTCATCACGGTAAATACCGACCACGCTGATACGTGCGCTCGGCATGTGTTCCAGAACGCCATCCATCATGCCCAGACCAGCACGCAGAATCGGCACGACCGTCACTTTTTTACCTTTAATTTGCTCTACTTCAACCGGGCCATTCCAGCCTTCAATGGTGACTGTTTCAGTTTCAAAGTCAGCGGTAGCCTCATAAGTCAGCAGGCTGCCAACTTCGGTTGCTAACTCACGAAAACGTTTAGTGCTGATATCACCTTCTCGCATCAGGCCAATTTTATGTTTCACTAGAGGGTGTTTCACTTCAACAACTTTCATTTCCATCTCCGGCATAATTTAATCAAACTTTCCGATTATACACTGAAATTCACCTTATGTTGACGTTTGTCCGGGATTTTTAGCGCTGTCATCGCCCGATTCAGCGCGCTTATTCCGCCCTTCAGCCCTTGTGCCACATAAACTTTGCCCCACAAGCCCGCCTCATCCAGGATCCCGTTCGAGGCGGAAAAATCAAATTGGGCGTAAAAATTTCAGGTTACAAAAATGGCAGAAAAAAACTGACGCAAACGTTTTCCTTTTTGTTTTAAGCCCTGTAGAATAACGCCGTTTTCATATCCAACTAGATCGAGGACTTTCCCCGTGAGCGGCAACAACACTTCTCTTAGCTACAAAGATGCTGGCGTAGATATCGATGCAGGCAACGCGCTTGTTGAACGAATTAAAGGTGCAGTAAAGCGTACTCGTCGCCCAGAGGTAATGGGTGGCATTGGTGGCTTTGGTGCATTGTGTGAACTCCCAACCAAATACAAACAACCGGTCCTGGTGTCAGGCACGGATGGTGTGGGTACCAAACTACGTCTTGCTTTGGATATGAAAAAGCATGACACCATTGGTATCGACCTGGTTGCGATGTGTGTGAACGACCTGATCGTACAAGGCGCTGAACCACTGTTCTTCCTTGACTACTATGCAACCGGTAAACTAGACGTTGATACCGCAGCAGACGTAGTCTCCGGCATTGCTGACGGCTGTCTGCAAGCTGGCTGTGCCCTGATCGGTGGTGAAACTGCTGAAATGCCAGGCATGTACGAAGGTGAAGACTACGACGTGGCAGGTTTTTGTGTCGGTGTAGTCGAAAAAGAAGATATCATTGACGGCAGCAAAGTCGCAGCCGGCGACGCACTGATTGCTGTGGGCTCCAGCGGCCCTCACTCAAACGGCTACTCTCTGGTTCGTAAGATCCTGGAAGTATCCGGCGCTGACAAAAATGAGCTACTGGAAGGTAAAGCAATTGGCGAACACCTTCTGGAGCCAACAAGAATTTACATCAAATCAGGTTTAAAACTGATTGCTGAGCATGACATTCATGCGATTTCTCACATCACTGGTGGTGGTTTCTGGGAAAACATTCCTCGCGTACTGCCAGAAGGCACTAAAGCGGTTATCGACGGCAAGAGCTGGGAATGGCCTGCAATCTTCAAATGGCTGCAACAGCAGGGCAATGTAAACACTCACGAAATGTACCGTACATTTAACTGTGGTGTCGGCCTTGTGATTGCACTGCCAAAAGAGCAGGCTCAGGCTGCGGTAGAACTGCTGCAGCAAGAAGGTGAAACCGCATGGGTTATTGGTGAAATCGCCGCTGCTCAGGAAAATGAAGAGCAAGTAGAGATCAAATAATCAATGAAAAGTATTGTTGTTTTAGTTTCAGGAAATGGTACCAATTTACAAGCGATCATCGATGCTTGTGAAACAAGTATTAGCGATGGCAAAGTAACGGCTGTTTTTTCAAACAAAGCAACTGCTTATGGCTTAGAACGAGCTAAAAAAGCAGGTGCGGCTGCAGTGTTTGTCGATCCAAAAGCGTTTGAAACGCGTGATGCATTCGATCACGCCCTGATGCAACAGATCGATGAATATCAGCCGGACCTGATTGTTCTGGCCGGTTACATGCGAATTCTGAGTAGTGAATTCGTGCGCCATTATATAGGTCGCATGATCAATATTCACCCGTCGCTGTTGCCGAAATACCCGGGGCTGAATACCTATCAGCGCGCTATCCATGCCGGTGATGAAGAGCACGGTACCAGTGTTCATTTCGTTACCGAGCAACTTGACGGTGGCCCGGTGATTCTGCAAGCCAGTGTGCCTATCTACGATGAAGATACGGTGGATAGCCTGACCAAACGCGTTCAGGAGCAGGAATACCGCATCTACCCGCTGGTGACCCAGTGGTTCGTTGAAGGACGCCTGGAGATGAAAGAGGGTAAAGCCTATCTTGATGGTAATCCGCTTGGCATCCACGGCCATCCTGACCAGTAACCGTCCGGGACAAAAAAGTTGATACAAAAAAGGGTTGATATGATATCAACCCTTTTTTTATTTGTGCCAACCAGCCCCAACGACTGGCAGAAGCCGGGACTACTCCAATGGCGCTTTCGGCGACTGGTCTCCCGGTTTACCCGGCACAAACTCAACATCCGCCAGTTGCTCAACATTGGTTGCAATCAGCTCACCACAATGAAACAGGTTATACTCTCCAGGCTTCATGCGCTGCCAGATTTCATTCATGGTCAATGGCTGAGTCGCGATCACCGACACCACATCATTCGGTGTGGTCTCTTCCTGGAAATTGACTTCAACATCTTCATCGATCAACGCAGCATGTCCGAACGGCGCGCGGCGGGTAATCCAGTATAAGTGGTTGGTGCAGTAGCTCATCACGTAGTCGCCATCGGATAACAGCATGTTAAACACGCCTTTGGCGCGTAACTGGTCACACAGCGTAGCAATGTAGGCAAACACTTCGGTCATATCCTCAGGGATCTGCGGATAACGGTGCTCCAGCTCATCCAGCAGCCAGCAAAAGGCAACTTCACTGTCTGTCTCACCAACCGGTCGATGGCGACCGGAAATCAGATGCTGATAATCCGTCAGCTGACCATTATGAGCAAACGTCCAGTACCGCCCCCATAACTCACGGGTAAACGGATGGGTATTCTCCAGATTCACACCACCGCGATTTGCCTGACGAATATGGCTGATCACCGCGCAGCTTTTGATGGGGTAATTCTGAACCAGTTCAGCAATTTTTGACTGGCAACTTGGGCTGGGATCTTTAAAAGTACGAAAGCCTTTACCTTCATAAAAGGTGATTCCCCAGCCGTCACGATGCGGGCCGGTACGTCCGCCACGCTGCATCAGGCCGGTAAAACTAAAACAGATATCGGTTGGCACATTAGCGCTCATGCCGAGCAATTCACACATGGTTTAAACCACTCCTCTTTAAACCACACTTAACCTTTCAGCCATCCCAGAGTCCCGGGCCGCAGCCCGGGTTTCTTGATTACGCCATCTCTTTTTCAATCAACTGAATGACAATGTGGATAATCTTAATATGTACTTCCTGGATACGGTCTGCATAGCCAAAGTGAGGAACGCGGATTTCCACGTCGGCCACACCCGCCATTTTACCGCCGTCTTTCCCGGTCAGAGCGATGGTTTTCATCCCTTTCGCTTGGGCCGCTTCCATCGCTTTGAGGATGTTGCCAGAATTACCGGATGTCGACAGACCAAA is drawn from Vibrio sp. CDRSL-10 TSBA and contains these coding sequences:
- the purM gene encoding phosphoribosylformylglycinamidine cyclo-ligase; the protein is MSGNNTSLSYKDAGVDIDAGNALVERIKGAVKRTRRPEVMGGIGGFGALCELPTKYKQPVLVSGTDGVGTKLRLALDMKKHDTIGIDLVAMCVNDLIVQGAEPLFFLDYYATGKLDVDTAADVVSGIADGCLQAGCALIGGETAEMPGMYEGEDYDVAGFCVGVVEKEDIIDGSKVAAGDALIAVGSSGPHSNGYSLVRKILEVSGADKNELLEGKAIGEHLLEPTRIYIKSGLKLIAEHDIHAISHITGGGFWENIPRVLPEGTKAVIDGKSWEWPAIFKWLQQQGNVNTHEMYRTFNCGVGLVIALPKEQAQAAVELLQQEGETAWVIGEIAAAQENEEQVEIK
- the upp gene encoding uracil phosphoribosyltransferase, coding for MKVVEVKHPLVKHKIGLMREGDISTKRFRELATEVGSLLTYEATADFETETVTIEGWNGPVEVEQIKGKKVTVVPILRAGLGMMDGVLEHMPSARISVVGIYRDEETLEPVPYFNKLASNMEERIALVVDPMLATGGSMIATIDLLKEKGCNQIKVLVLVAAPEGVEALEKAHPDVELYTAAIDKKLNDKGYIVPGLGDAGDKIFGTK
- the purN gene encoding phosphoribosylglycinamide formyltransferase; the protein is MKSIVVLVSGNGTNLQAIIDACETSISDGKVTAVFSNKATAYGLERAKKAGAAAVFVDPKAFETRDAFDHALMQQIDEYQPDLIVLAGYMRILSSEFVRHYIGRMINIHPSLLPKYPGLNTYQRAIHAGDEEHGTSVHFVTEQLDGGPVILQASVPIYDEDTVDSLTKRVQEQEYRIYPLVTQWFVEGRLEMKEGKAYLDGNPLGIHGHPDQ
- the rluF gene encoding 23S rRNA pseudouridine(2604) synthase RluF: MSQPIEKRLNKFISETGFCSRREADKLIEQGRVTINGQLPEMGTKVTENDDVCIDGKPLRSKEKPVYIALNKPTGITCTTERDIPGNIVDFIGHKKRIFPIGRLDKPSDGLIFLTNDGDIVNKILRAGNSHEKEYVVRVDKPITPEFINQMASGVKILDTVTLPCKVTQETKFSFRIVLTQGLNRQIRRMCEALGYEVFKLRRVRIMNISLDGIPNGKWRYLTDAEIAEILAMCEGSSGTEEASRVDNKGQRIRKATDAKLYDSREENQHSRARRNPKTFRGHNADEYRHAPNSKKGQQRQSERSAERANGKTERDNAKTYSDKAPAARKPKSYVSNTSHKPNVTPRKGGTLSLKK
- the smrA gene encoding DNA endonuclease SmrA gives rise to the protein MSQDDFELFQQMMGDVKPITQDTAELKKHHTITEGHLAKREAAMSLSEDDPEYLSIDFAPMLKPDDIIEFKRDGVQEGVFRKLRLGKYPVQARLDLHRKTLKQARDEVVNFLRQCMRMDIRTVLIVHGRGEKSNPPAMMKSYVANWLHQIQDVQCAHSAQRFHGGSGAVYVLLKKSADKKSENRERHQKRLG
- a CDS encoding class II glutamine amidotransferase, giving the protein MCELLGMSANVPTDICFSFTGLMQRGGRTGPHRDGWGITFYEGKGFRTFKDPSPSCQSKIAELVQNYPIKSCAVISHIRQANRGGVNLENTHPFTRELWGRYWTFAHNGQLTDYQHLISGRHRPVGETDSEVAFCWLLDELEHRYPQIPEDMTEVFAYIATLCDQLRAKGVFNMLLSDGDYVMSYCTNHLYWITRRAPFGHAALIDEDVEVNFQEETTPNDVVSVIATQPLTMNEIWQRMKPGEYNLFHCGELIATNVEQLADVEFVPGKPGDQSPKAPLE